CACACCCTGAATGACCGATAACCGTCCCGGCCTGGCCGGAAGCTGCCCCTAGGGCATCGGATGGATTTCTCCCGCGGTCCGAAAGAGAACCTCAGCGAGGCCCGCCAAGGAGTTCGCCATCACCGATCAGCAAACGTAAATGGGTGCCCAGAAAAGGCGGAAATAGGAGAGTTTCGGCGACGAGTTACCTTCTCAACCACCCAATGGGCGGACCGGGGCGGGGTGACGGAGTAGCAGCGAGCGCGGTCCTACGTACGCTGCGCCAGCAGCCTACGCAATTCTTCTACTGCAGCTTCAAGATCATCTCTGGTTGCAGGCCGCGCACCGGGATTCAGATCGATCAGAATCTCGCCCTCGGGCTCCAGAGTAGCTCGTTCCACAGCCGCCGGACCGTCCGACCCCTGCCGGCGCAGGGCGATCTCCAACTCGCTGCGACTGACCCCCATCCGGCGTAGCTCGGCCTCATCCACCTGACCGCCTCGGACGAGCTCGGACGGCCCACCGATGAACAGCCGCCGCCCCCGGTCCGAACTCTCGATTACCCGGTCGGCCAGTGCATTGAACCCGACCAGCACCACGGCCCCGATCAGGCCGCCCAAGACGGAGTTGTCCGGCCCGATGATGGCGTTCTGCACCACATTGGACAGGAGCAACACCACCACCAGGTCCAGCGAGTTCATCTGAGCCAGCAGCCGCTTGCCGGCCACCCGGAGCAGGGCGGCGATCCCGAGGTAGACCACCACGGTCCGTAAAACCTTCTCCCACAAGGAGATATCGATGCTCACGAAGGGCAAGAGCCAATCTGGAAGGGTCATGATTCAACGCTAGCCAGGCTCTACCGCACCCGGACGAGGCTCGCCCGGAATCAGGCCTCGGCATTCCCGATGGGCCGGCTCACCAGCAGCGCCAGCAGCGTTCGCCGCTCCGCCTCGGCCAGCGGCTCCATCAGTGCAGCGACCCGCCTGGCCACCTCGTCCACTCGGCTGCGGGCCGGTCGATAGAGCCAAGCCCGCCCGTCCAGCGTGCGCAGCACATTGCCCTTCTTGGCCAGCCGGTCCAAGACGGTGAGGACGGTGGTGTAGGCCAGCGTCCGGTCGGCGGCCAGCTGCTCGTGCACCTCGCGCACCGAAAGCGGCGACGAGTGAGACCACAGGATCTCCATCACCGCCTGCTCCAGCTCGCCCGATGTGGCCATGACGCACATGCTAAAGCCCTCATTGCGGACTACGACAGTGGGTAGTAGATTGCCCGCCATGAGCCCGGAAACCCTTGCCAGATGGCAATTCGGTATCACCACTGTGTACCACTTCTTCTTTGTGCCGATCACCATTGCACTGTCGCTCTTGGTGGCTGTCATGCAGACGATCTGGGTACGCACCGGTGCCGAGAAAATGCTTCAGTTGACCAAGTTCTTCGGGAAGCTATTCCTGATCAACTTCGCCATGGGTGTGGTCACTGGAATCGTTCAGGAATTCCAGTTCGGCATGAACTGGAGCGAGTACTCACGGTTCGTCGGTGACATCTTCGGAGCCCCCTTGGCCCTGGAGGCCCTGCTGGCCTTCTTCCTTGAGTCCGTCTTCCTCGGCATCTGGATCTTCGGGTGGGATCGCCTCCCGAAGAAGGTCCACCTCGCCACGATCTGGCTGGCGGCCATCGGCACCATGATCTCGGCCATCTTCATCCTGGCCGCGAACTCGTGGATGCAGAACCCGGTCGGCGCCAAGTTCAACCCGGCCACTGACCGGGCCGAGATGACCGACCTGCTGGCCGTCCTGACCAACCCGGTGAACCTGATCACCCTGCCGCACGTGCTGGTGGCGGCCTACCTCACCGCAGGCGGCCTGATCCTCGGTGTGGCCGGCTGGCATCTGGCCAAGCTCGGACGCTCTGGCGACCTGTCCGGCAAGCAGCTCGATCAGCGTGCCGCCTGGACCTGGGCCACCAAGTTCGGCGCCTGGGTGATGATCGTGGCCGGCGTCCTCTCGATCGCCACCGGCGACATCCAGGGCAAGATCGTGACCGCCGAGCAGCCCGCCAAGATGGCCGCGGCCGAAGGGCTGTGCGAGACCACCAAGGGAGCCGGCTTCTCGATCGTCGCTTTCGGCATCGACTGCAGCAAGCCCGGCTCGGGCTTCGCCGTGACCGTCCCGGGGGTCTTCTCTTACCTCGGCAAGGGCGACGTCAACGCAGAGATGCAGGGCATCAACGACCTGAACAAGCAGTACGCCGCGCAGGGCTTCGGCACCACTGAGCTGCAGCTGCAGGCCAAGGATCGGCTGACCCAGGCCGGCGTCACCGACTTCGCCCCGTCCATCCCGGTGACCTTCTGGTCCTTCCGAATGATGATCGCGCTGGGTGGCATCGGGATCCTGATCGGGCTGTGGGCGCTGCTGGCCACCCGCAAGGGACGCCTGCCCAAGGGCGGCAAGCTCTGGACCGCAGCCATGATCGCGGCCCCGCTGGCACCGCTGTTCGCCAACTCCTTCGGCTGGATCATGGCCGAGATGGGGCGTCAGCCGTTCATCGTCTACGGCGTGCTTCCGGTATCGGCGGCATGGTCCCCCGGAGTGTCGGCCTTCGAGGTCGGGCTCACCATGGTGCTCTACACAGTGATCTACGGCGCCCTGGCGGTCGTCGAGGTCCGGCTGCTGCTGCACTACATCAAGCTCGGGTTGCCCGACGTCGAGGAGCCCAAGGTGCTCACCGATGACGACGCCCCGTTGTCCTTCGCGTACTGAGAGGTCTGAGAAATGGTTGATGTAACAGTCC
The nucleotide sequence above comes from Propionicimonas paludicola. Encoded proteins:
- a CDS encoding DUF421 domain-containing protein, with translation MTLPDWLLPFVSIDISLWEKVLRTVVVYLGIAALLRVAGKRLLAQMNSLDLVVVLLLSNVVQNAIIGPDNSVLGGLIGAVVLVGFNALADRVIESSDRGRRLFIGGPSELVRGGQVDEAELRRMGVSRSELEIALRRQGSDGPAAVERATLEPEGEILIDLNPGARPATRDDLEAAVEELRRLLAQRT
- a CDS encoding BlaI/MecI/CopY family transcriptional regulator — encoded protein: MATSGELEQAVMEILWSHSSPLSVREVHEQLAADRTLAYTTVLTVLDRLAKKGNVLRTLDGRAWLYRPARSRVDEVARRVAALMEPLAEAERRTLLALLVSRPIGNAEA
- a CDS encoding cytochrome ubiquinol oxidase subunit I, with translation MSPETLARWQFGITTVYHFFFVPITIALSLLVAVMQTIWVRTGAEKMLQLTKFFGKLFLINFAMGVVTGIVQEFQFGMNWSEYSRFVGDIFGAPLALEALLAFFLESVFLGIWIFGWDRLPKKVHLATIWLAAIGTMISAIFILAANSWMQNPVGAKFNPATDRAEMTDLLAVLTNPVNLITLPHVLVAAYLTAGGLILGVAGWHLAKLGRSGDLSGKQLDQRAAWTWATKFGAWVMIVAGVLSIATGDIQGKIVTAEQPAKMAAAEGLCETTKGAGFSIVAFGIDCSKPGSGFAVTVPGVFSYLGKGDVNAEMQGINDLNKQYAAQGFGTTELQLQAKDRLTQAGVTDFAPSIPVTFWSFRMMIALGGIGILIGLWALLATRKGRLPKGGKLWTAAMIAAPLAPLFANSFGWIMAEMGRQPFIVYGVLPVSAAWSPGVSAFEVGLTMVLYTVIYGALAVVEVRLLLHYIKLGLPDVEEPKVLTDDDAPLSFAY